One Gossypium hirsutum isolate 1008001.06 chromosome A11, Gossypium_hirsutum_v2.1, whole genome shotgun sequence genomic window carries:
- the LOC107924324 gene encoding non-specific phospholipase C6 gives MGESKASPPPSFSFIFSLFLTVACLFTPLGAQQQSPIKTIVVLVMENRSFDHMLGWMKQHVNPSINGVTGDECNPVSTKNPNPESICFTDDAEFVDPDPGHSFEAVEQQVFGSSTIPSMSGFVEQALSMSKNLSETVMKGFRPESVPVYAALVKEFAVFDRWFSSIPGPTQPNRLFVYSATSHGSTSHVKKQLAHGYPQKTIFDSLHENDKDFGVYFQNIPTTLFYRNLRKLKYVFKFHQFDLKFKKDARKGKLPSLTVIEPRYFDLKGLPANDDHPSHDVANGQKLVKEVYEILRASPQWNQTLLVITYDEHGGFYDHVHTPYINVPSPDGNTGPAPSFFKFDRLGVRVPTIMVSPWIKKGTVISGPKGPFPNSEFEHSSIPATIKKMFNLSSNFLTHRDAWAGTFERVVGELSSPRTDCPEKLPEAAPLRTTAANEDAGLSEFQSEVVQLASVLNGDHFLSGFAEEMHTKMSVKGAHEYVKGAVSRFIRASKEAIKLGADESAIVDMRSSLTTRSSSIHN, from the exons ATGGGGGAATCCAAAGCCAGTCCACCACCttcattttccttcattttctcacTGTTTCTCACTGTTGCATGCCTCTTTACACCATTGGGAGCTCAACAGCAGTCACCCATCAAGACCATAGTGGTGTTGGTGATGGAAAACAGATCCTTTGACCACATGCTTGGGTGGATGAAGCAACACGTCAACCCTTCAATCAATGGAGTAACTGGAGATGAATGCAACCCGGTTTCAACAAAAAACCCGAACCCGGAATCCATATGCTTCACCGACGATGCTGAGTTTGTGGATCCGGATCCAGGTCACTCTTTTGAAGCTGTTGAACAACAGGTGTTTGGTTCTTCCACCATTCCTTCCATGTCTGGTTTTGTGGAACAAGCATTGTCAATGTCCAAGAACCTGTCTGAGACTGTAATGAAAGGGTTTAGACCCGAGTCAGTCCCGGTTTACGCTGCTCTCGTGAAGGAATTTGCAGTTTTCGACCGGTGGTTCTCTTCAATCCCCGGTCCAACCCAACCCAATAGACTCTTCGTTTATTCAGCCACTTCCCATGGTTCAACCAGCCATGTTAAGAAACAGTTAGCCCATGGCTACCCACAAAAAACAATCTTTGACTCTCTCCATGAGAATGATAAGGATTTTGGGGTTTATTTCCAAAACATACCCACAACTTTGTTCTATAGAAACCTTAGGAAATTGAAGTATGTTTTCAAGTTCCATCAGTTCGATTTGAAGTTCAAGAAAGATGCTAGGAAAGGTAAGCTTCCTAGCTTGACGGTGATCGAACCGAGGTATTTCGATCTTAAAGGATTGCCTGCAAATGATGATCATCCATCCCATGATGTTGCTAATGGCCAAAAGCTTGTTAAAGAGGTGTACGAGATATTGAGGGCAAGCCCTCAATGGAACCAGACACTTTTGGTGATTACTTACGATGAACACGGTGGATTCTATGACCATGTCCACACCCCATACATCAATGTCCCAAGCCCAGATGGGAACACCGGTCCGGCTCCTTCTTTCTTCAAGTTCGATAGGCTCGGTGTTCGAGTGCCGACGATCATGGTCTCTCCTTGGATCAAGAAAGGCACTG TGATTAGTGGTCCGAAGGGTCCTTTCCCGAACTCTGAATTCGAGCACTCATCGATCCCTGCAACGATAAAGAAAATGTTCAATCTATCTTCCAACTTCTTGACTCATAGAGATGCTTGGGCCGGCACTTTCGAACGCGTTGTCGGAGAGCTATCCTCTCCTAGAACTGATTGCCCAG AGAAGTTACCGGAGGCAGCACCACTGAGGACAACAGCAGCAAACGAAGACGCTGGTCTCTCTGAATTTCAGAGCGAGGTAGTTCAACTAGCCAGTGTGCTTAATGGTGACCACTTCTTGAGCGGCTTTGCCGAGGAGATGCACACAAAGATGAGCGTAAAAGGAGCTCATGAGTACGTGAAAGGCGCAGTTTCAAGGTTTATAAGAGCAAGCAAAGAGGCCATAAAGTTGGGAGCCGATGAATCTGCCATTGTTGATATGAGATCATCGCTTACAACTCGATCTTCTTCGATCCACAACTAG